A genomic region of Gossypium hirsutum isolate 1008001.06 chromosome D01, Gossypium_hirsutum_v2.1, whole genome shotgun sequence contains the following coding sequences:
- the LOC107922364 gene encoding probable protein phosphatase 2C 46 → MLSGFMNFLRACFRPRSDRYVHSSSDAGGCQDGLLWYKDTGQHFNGEFSMAVVQANNLLEDQSQLESGGLSSHECGPYGTFVGVYDGHGGPETSRYINDHLFQHLKRFTSEQQTMSVDVIRKAYQATEEGFLSLVTRQWPMNPQIAAVGSCCLVGVICGGTLYVANLGDSRAVLGRAVKATGEVLAIQLSAEHNACIESVRQELQSLHPDDSQIVVLKHNVWRVKGLIQISKSIGDVYLKKAEFNREPLYPKFRLREPFKKPILSADPSITVHQLQPHDQFVIFASDGLWEHLSNQEAVDIVQNHSRSGIARRLVKTALQEAAKKREMRYSDLKKIDRGVRRHFHDDITVIVVFLNSNLVSKASSVKGPNLSVRGGGVTLPPRTLAPCAMPV, encoded by the exons ATGTTATCTGGGTTTATGAACTTCTTGAGGGCCTGTTTTCGGCCGAGGTCGGATCGATATGTTCACTCAAGTTCGGATGCTGGAGGTTGCCAGGATGGGCTTTTGTGGTACAAGGACACAGGGCAACACTTCAATGGTGAGTTCTCGATGGCAGTGGTTCAGGCCAATAATTTACTTGAGGATCAGAGCCAGCTTGAGTCTGGGGGTTTGAGTTCACATGAGTGTGGTCCCTATGGTACTTTTGTTGGTGTATATGATGGGCATGGGGGCCCTGAGACTTCACGTTACATCAATGATCATCTCTTTCAACATCTCAAGC GGTTCACCTCAGAGCAACAGACAATGTCAGTTGACGTGATACGAAAAGCTTATCAAGCAACAGAAGAGGGTTTTTTGTCTCTCGTTACCAGACAATGGCCTATGAACCCACAAATTGCTGCTGTTGGATCCTGCTGCCTGGTTGGTGTTATCTGTGGTGGAACCCTTTATGTTGCCAACCTCGGTGATTCCCGTGCTGTTCTGGGGAGAGCTGTGAAAGCAACGGGAGAGGTTCTAGCCATTCAGCTCTCGGCTGAGCATAATGCATGTATAGAATCTGTGAGACAGGAGCTGCAATCATTGCACCCTGATGACTCGCAAATTGTAGTTTTGAAGCACAATGTGTGGCGTGTAAAAGGTCTCATACAG ATATCCAAATCTATTGGTGATGTATATTTAAAAAAGGCTGAGTTCAACAGGGAGCCTTTGTACCCTAAATTCCGCCTCCGTGAACCTTTCAAAAAGCCGATATTGAGCGCAGACCCATCAATAACAGTGCACCAGCTGCAGCCACATGATCAGTTTGTGATATTTGCATCTGATGGGCTGTGGGAGCACCTAAGCAATCAAGAAGCTGTTGATATAGTTCAGAATCATTCACGAAGT GGAATTGCAAGGAGGCTGGTGAAAACTGCTCTACAAGAagcagcaaagaaaagagaaatgaggTATTCTGACTTGAAGAAAATTGACCGTGGTGTCCGTCGCCATTTCCATGACGACATCACCGTAATTGTGGTGTTTCTTAACTCAAACCTCGTGAGCAAGGCCTCCTCTGTTAAGGGTCCTAATCTATCTGTTCGAGGGGGAGGAGTTACCTTACCTCCTCGTACTCTGGCTCCTTGTGCCATGCCAGTCTAA
- the LOC107921142 gene encoding protein ALTERED PHOSPHATE STARVATION RESPONSE 1: MVLKLLIKLHFPSFALSQTLVKFSSFFLPFVATPPLPSFKKRTLRFLQKIILLYPIPIYSKVSSFYAYCNQKNKKERKKTLSRLYQREMGCVASKLEEEEEVVSICRERKRLTKLAVDRRYALAEAHFRYCQALYAVSAAIKLFVARHSSPPSPFLITFPPPCPPTPPATDQNVITNPMLLQQRPSESTHEAIACESCGSSTSSDISDEETEPEVVREEQQQQQKQQHQHQHQHQHQHQHQPPPPCGYFYMQMPPPMPSPQRDFGWDFFNPFDVVRPEIISGYNRCSDDDLRAVREQEGIPELEEEGDTKEEEKKVVLVEEKDTKREQEESESGLLKVKEETHVSQGEQKGLTVIDSPEKGRELLEALKDIEDYFIRAYDSGKDVSRMLEANMVHLQSGLEGIKENSTKLIQAITWHRSTLSKPQSCKSLVASSSKSSSAWTEYKNDLFDQYGGMDSGSHSLTLERLYAWEKKLYEEVKAGDSTRKIYERKCSRLRNQDVKGYDELTMDKTRAAVKDLYARILIAIRSAKSISKRIQNLRDEELLPQIIELLKGLTRTWKVMLESHETQNKILSEVKTFACPSYGKFCNDSHRLATLQLEAELQNWHACFTEYVAAQRAYIQALHGWLTKFLVPEVEFYSRGRSSGAPYGANGPPLLVICYNWLTSMDELPDKAVTFSLKSFSKDVKALWAQQGEEQQQKRKVDGMAKELDRRTMAFQKAETRFLESKLTEYKSEMETEQQNEYLTEKKDQLEMMRKRLDVEREKHHNHMQETQRITLNGLQTGFSTVFESLIEFSKASMKIYNDIVTLSEKMGNVSYIEGSSQVEENSSR, encoded by the exons ATGGTTCTAAAACTTCTCATAAAGCTACATTTTCCTTCTTTTGCCTTGTCCCAAACCCTTGTAAAATTTAGCTCATTCTTTCTTCCATTTGTTGCAACCCCACCTCTTCCTTCTTTTAAGAAAAGAACACTTAGATTCCTCCAAAAGATCATCTTACTTTACCCTATCCCCATATATTCAAAAGTTAGTAGCTTCTACGCCTATTGTAACcagaaaaacaaaaaggaaaggaaaaaaacacTCTCCAGGCTTTATCAAAGAGAAATGGGTTGTGTTGCTTCTAAActggaggaagaagaagaagttgtGTCAATTTGTAGAGAAAGGAAACGACTTACAAAGTTAGCAGTAGATAGAAGATATGCACTTGCAGAAGCACATTTTAGGTACTGTCAAGCTCTTTATGCAGTGTCAGCTGCCATTAAGCTCTTTGTAGCTCGTCATTCATCACCTCCTTCACCTTTTCTCATCACTTTTCCTCCACCTTGTCCACCTACACCACCAGCCACTGATCAAAATGTGATAACCAACCCAATGTTGCTTCAACAAAGACCTTCTGAGTCCACCCATGAAGCTATTGCTTGTGAGTCATGTGGTTCTTCAACAAGCTCAGATATTTCAGATGAAGAGACTGAACCAGAGGTTGTAAGAGAagagcagcagcagcagcagaaaCAACAACACCAACACCAACACCAGCACCAACACCAACACCAACATCAACCACCACCACCTTGTGGGTACTTTTATATGCAAATGCCGCCACCAATGCCATCACCACAAAGAGATTTTGGCTGGGACTTCTTTAATCCATTTGATGTTGTTAGACCAGAGATTATAAGTGGATACAACAGGTGTTCTGATGATGATTTAAGAGCGGTGAGGGAACAGGAAGGGATACCAGAGCTAGAAGAGGAAGGAGATACCAAAGAGGAAGAGAAAAAAGTTGTCCTTGTTGAAGAAAAAGATACTAAGAGGGAACAGGAGGAGAGTGAAAGTGGCTTGTTGAAAGTAAAGGAAGAGACTCATGTGAGCCAAGGAGAACAGAAAGGGCTAACAGTGATTGATAGCCCAGAAAAAGGAAGGGAACTTTTAGAAGCCTTGAAAGATATTGAGGATTATTTCATCAGGGCTTATGATTCTGGCAAAGATGTTTCAAGAATGTTGGAGGCTAATATGGTTCATTTACAGTCTGGTCTGGAGGGTATTAAag AGAACTCAACCAAACTCATCCAAGCTATCACATGGCATCGATCCACTTTGTCGAAGCCTCAATCATGTAAGAGTCTTGTGGCTTCAAGTTCTAAAAGTTCTTCAGCATGGACTGAATATAAGAACGATCTTTTTGATCAGTATGGGGGAATGGATTCAGGAAGTCATTCCTTAACACTAGAAAGACTTTATGCATGGGAAAAGAAGCTCTATGAAGAGGTTAAG GCTGGTGATAGTACAAGGAAAATATATGAGAGAAAATGCTCTCGACTGAGAAACCAGGATGTGAAGGGATATGATGAGCTTACAATGGATAAAACCAGAGCTGCAGTAAAGGATTTGTATGCCAGAATCTTGATTGCGATTCGAAGTGCCAAATCAATCTCAAAGAGAATTCAGAATTTAAGAGATGAAGAACTATTGCCTCAAATTATTGAACTGTTAAAAGG CCTAACACGAACCTGGAAAGTTATGCTTGAATCTCAtgaaacccaaaacaaaatccttTCTGAAGTGAAAACTTTTGCTTGTCCTTCGTATGGAAAATTCTGCAACGATTCCCACCGGCTTGCTACGCTTCAACTTGAAGCCGAGCTTCAAAACTGGCATGCTTGCTTTACAGAGTATGTTGCAGCTCAAAGAGCATACATTCAGGCTCTTCATGGTTGGCTAACTAAGTTCTTGGTTCCTGAAGTTGAATTTTATTCAAGAGGAAGGAGCTCTGGTGCACCATATGGAGCTAATGGGCCTCCACTTCTTGTTATATGTTATAACTGGTTAACTTCCATGGATGAGTTACCAGATAAGGCTGTCACCTTTTCACTGAAAAGCTTTTCTAAAGATGTAAAGGCACTGTGGGCTCAGCAAGGGGAAGAACAGCAACAAAAGAGGAAAGTTGATGGTATGGCTAAAGAACTTGATAGAAGGACTATGGCCTTCCAGAAGGCAGAAACCAGGTTCTTGGAGTCCAAGCTAACGGAATATAAATCTGAGATGGAGACAGAACAGCAGAATGAATATCTAACGGAGAAGAAAGATCAGTTGGAGATGATGAGGAAGAGGTTAGATGTGGAAAGAGAGAAACACCACAATCACATGCAAGAAACACAAAGAATCACATTAAATGGATTGCAGACTGGATTTTCAACTGTTTTCGAGTCCTTAATTGAATTCTCCAAGGCTTCTATGAAAATATACAATGACATTGTGACACTAAGTGAAAAAATGGGGAATGTGTCGTATATAGAAGGCAGCTCCCAGGTTGAGGAAAATAGTAGCAGATGA
- the LOC107947256 gene encoding protein CHAPERONE-LIKE PROTEIN OF POR1, chloroplastic produces MAAHTLSVRPDRLTPGSPIPRPPVRLPNQTHPSLKPAKTEPWRAAAILHTRRPLAARAGSRADDSAPFEMSVENALNLLGVSESASFDDILRAKNSIVASIKDNQEAIAQVEAAYDMLLMRSLTQRRAGKVVDRSIRFADVKPVNPLGVRSMPQWVQTTTKSLPVSVETPSTGDLGLQAGVYGALMVLTYVNETSTSSAIPYAGPDVVGLILASSFGASLYFMTRRNLKLGKATLITIGGLVAGAVVGSAVENWLQVDIVPFLGIHSPATVVGEIILFSQFLVSLYLR; encoded by the exons ATGGCTGCACACACACTCTCCGTCCGGCCTGACCGTCTAACTCCCGGCTCCCCTATTCCCAGACCGCCGGTGCGCCTCCCTAACCAAACCCACCCTTCTTTAAAACCCGCTAAAACCGAGCCCTGGAGAGCCGCCGCAATCCTCCATACGCGACGACCATTAGCCGCTCGTGCCGGTTCACGAGCTGATGACTCCGCTCCGTTCGAGATGTCTGTTGAGAACGCGCTCAACCTCCTTGGAGTCTCCGAAAGTGCTTCTTTTGATGATATTCTTCGCGCCAAGAATTCGATTGTTGCCTCTATTAAGGATAACCAAGAAGCCATCGCTCAG GTTGAGGCTGCATATGACATGTTGCTTATGAGGAGCTTAACACAACGACGAGCTGGAAAAGTTGTAGACAGAAGCATTAGATTTGCGGATGTTAAACCTGTTAATCCTCTTGGAGTGAGATCAATGCCTCAGTGGGTGCAAACGACTACGAAGAGTTTACCTGTTTCAGTTGAAACACCATCTACAGGTGATTTGGGCTTACAAGCTGGAGTATATGGAGCTCTTATGGTCCTGACTTATGTGAATGAAACTTCTACATCCTCTGCAATTCCTTATGCTGGACCTGATGTTGTTGGGCTTATCTTAGCAAGTAGCTTCGGAGCTTCCTTGTATTTCATGACCAGAAGGAACTTGAAGTTAG GTAAGGCTACATTAATAACTATAGGGGGGCTTGTTGCTGGTGCAGTGGTGGGATCAGCCGTTGAAAACTGGTTGCAGGTAGACATAGTCCCATTTCTTGGAATACACTCTCCAGCTACTGTAGTTGGTGAAATTATACTCTTCTCTCAATTCTTGGTATCTCTCTATCTACGGTAG
- the LOC107921258 gene encoding probable hexosyltransferase MUCI70, whose translation MNLVDIEYVKKCRFVVASGTFDGYDVPHQPSNISIRSKKLFCFLMVVDEVSLKFIKKNVTVRKDRDERMWVGIWRLIPLKHLPYDEPRRKGKVPKILTHRLFPEAQYSIWIDGKMELIVDPLLILERYLWHDKLTYAIAQHKHHRSIYEEADANKRRKRYAKLLIDLLMNIYYYEGMEPWSLKKNAISDVPEGAIIIREHTALSNLFNCLWFNEVNLFTPRDQLSFGYIVYRLRGLFKFFMFQNCEYNSLFVLHLHTREHSSKVEWIKSLSEFKGNGSSMKESRGGFGLWIPYPKNLDSVILPPVVRTSKAG comes from the exons ATGAATCTTGTAGATATTGAATATGTCAAGAAATGTAGGTTTGTGGTTGCATCTGGGACTTTTGATGGATATGATGTACCTCATCAACCATCAAATATAAGTATTCGTTCTAAGAAGCTCTTCTGTTTTCTGATGGTTGTTGATGAAGTATCTCTCAAGTTTATTAAAAAGAATGTGACCGTCAGGAAAGATAGAGATGAGAGGATGTGGGTAGGCATATGGCGGCTTATCCCATTGAAGCATCTACCTTATGATGAGCCTAGAAGGAAAGGGAAGGTTCCCAAAATTTTAACCCACAGGTTATTCCCTGAAGCACAGTACAGCATATGGATTGATGGTAAAATGGAGCTGATAGTTGATCCATTGCTTATTCTCGAAAG ATACTTATGGCATGATAAACTTACTTATGCGATTGCTCAGCACAAACATCATAGGAGTATATATGAGGAGGCTGATGCAAACAAACGGAGAAAGCGGTATGCCAAACTTCTTATTGATCTGCTGATGAATATATATTACTATGAGGGAATGGAGCCATGGAGTTTGAAGAAAAATGCTATTAGTG ACGTGCCTGAGGGAGCCATAATTATAAGGGAACATACTGCTCTGAGTAATTTGTTCAATTGCTTGTGGTTCAACGAGGTCAATCTCTTCACACCAAGAGACCAGCTTAGCTTTGGCTACATTGTTTACAGGTTAAGGGGCTTGTTTAAGTTCTTTATGTTTCAGAATTGCGAGTACAATTCACTATTTGTCTTGCACCTGCATACTCGAGAGCATTCTTCTAAAGTAGAGTGGATTAAAAGTTTGAGCGAATTTAAGGGAAATGGTAGTAGCATGAAAGAGAGTCGAGGCGGATTTGGCTTGTGGATTCCCTATCCAAAGAATCTTGATTCCGTTATCCTCCCACCAGTGGTAAGAACATCAAAAGCAGGCTGA